A genomic window from Alicyclobacillus dauci includes:
- a CDS encoding TetR/AcrR family transcriptional regulator, with product MDEKTVDLRVRRTRKLLQEAFLKLMSQKSFQAITVQDISAEAMVNRSTFYDHFVDKYALMEYTVSEQFREQLMSKLPDQDHYSVENLRALITTMWEYFGGIHGQCQHAAEQERMLFQSQVMNVVKKVLTNWLSDPLGKVEDELAVAVTSWAIYGGTHYWAENKPEGTGEELADLLILILDGMPQTHRSLHQR from the coding sequence ATGGACGAGAAGACGGTGGATTTGCGTGTCCGGCGAACGCGGAAACTCCTGCAGGAAGCCTTCCTCAAACTGATGTCTCAAAAGAGCTTTCAAGCCATCACTGTCCAGGATATCAGCGCCGAAGCAATGGTGAATCGCTCCACATTTTATGACCACTTTGTGGATAAGTACGCGCTCATGGAATATACCGTCAGTGAACAATTTCGGGAGCAGCTCATGAGCAAGTTGCCCGATCAAGACCACTATAGTGTGGAGAACCTTCGAGCACTCATTACGACGATGTGGGAATATTTTGGGGGGATCCATGGTCAATGTCAACACGCAGCCGAGCAGGAGAGAATGTTATTCCAATCGCAAGTGATGAACGTCGTTAAGAAAGTGTTGACTAATTGGCTGTCGGATCCACTTGGAAAAGTAGAAGACGAATTGGCGGTGGCCGTCACCAGTTGGGCAATTTACGGTGGGACTCATTATTGGGCAGAAAACAAACCCGAGGGTACAGGCGAGGAACTAGCGGATCTGTTAATTCTGATCCTTGATGGAATGCCGCAAACCCATCGTTCGCTCCATCAGAGATAA
- a CDS encoding SDR family NAD(P)-dependent oxidoreductase — MSKVWLVTGSGNGLGRYITEAVLAKGDRILATARKPEQLGELVKRYGDQICVAPLDVTDENAAKSAVNVAIDSFGQLDVLVNNAGYGDVRPFEETSSEDFKKLVDTCFYGVVHLTRAALPIMRKQRSGHIIQISSVGGRFAAAGGTAYHAAKWAIGGFSEALAQETAPFGVKVCAVEPGSIRTNWGKRATENRPKFLPDYEPSVGEKLRLLESHWGQENNDPEKVAQVILQLAYTNDLPTHLLLGSDAVYINNQAEKERSADAERWYETSVSTDVGPSPSVMGVKI; from the coding sequence ATGTCAAAAGTATGGTTAGTCACTGGTAGCGGCAACGGCTTGGGACGATATATCACGGAGGCTGTGCTCGCTAAAGGTGACCGCATTTTGGCAACAGCCCGGAAGCCTGAGCAACTTGGTGAACTAGTTAAACGATATGGAGATCAAATTTGTGTTGCACCTCTGGATGTGACCGACGAAAATGCAGCAAAGTCAGCCGTTAATGTAGCAATCGACTCATTCGGACAACTTGACGTTCTTGTAAACAACGCTGGATACGGCGATGTTCGACCGTTTGAAGAAACAAGTTCCGAAGACTTCAAGAAGCTGGTAGATACATGCTTTTACGGAGTAGTTCATCTCACCCGGGCAGCTCTGCCAATTATGCGGAAGCAACGCAGCGGTCACATCATTCAAATTTCTTCAGTCGGCGGTCGTTTTGCCGCCGCAGGCGGTACCGCTTATCATGCTGCAAAGTGGGCAATCGGTGGCTTCAGCGAAGCACTGGCGCAAGAAACGGCACCATTTGGGGTCAAAGTTTGTGCTGTAGAGCCAGGATCTATACGAACCAATTGGGGTAAACGGGCGACAGAAAACCGACCAAAATTCCTGCCAGACTATGAGCCATCGGTAGGAGAAAAACTTCGTTTGCTTGAGAGTCATTGGGGTCAAGAGAACAACGATCCTGAAAAGGTGGCGCAGGTAATTCTGCAACTTGCCTATACGAACGACCTGCCGACGCATTTGCTGCTTGGTAGCGATGCGGTGTATATAAACAATCAAGCTGAAAAGGAGCGTTCAGCTGACGCTGAACGCTGGTACGAGACAAGTGTATCGACAGATGTTGGCCCTTCGCCGTCAGTTATGGGCGTAAAAATCTGA